A single region of the Desulfobaculum xiamenense genome encodes:
- a CDS encoding glycosyltransferase family 2 protein, which produces MSMSDHSVSVIIPVRDNPTETAECLDALRATAADAAMDVIVVDNGSREDNVRACRERLVTLFPGSSTFVALGRNANFGPACNIGAKNARSDLLFFLNNDTIPEDGWLAPLIGAFDHDNGVGAVGPLLLYPGTRTVQHLGIAIHPGGGPEHLYSHIPGDHPLCQVRRPLQALTAAALMIPRALFEDIGGFHEEYRNGFEDMELCCRIRQRGLNLRVMPGSVILHIGGRTEGRFDNELHNGMLLANRCDDCFRPDFHTLIARDGFEMRLTSALDPYPALPATRSTELMREYGESSMSALLDVLQRKIFWEEGYELAIGRLESSGDLDAALCVRLTQLLFMPHGKNASALAELATRLGQTDIAQAAAATRDEIAAREADATALRQTARALSTLYERMEDQRNAALYANWITANLGCATASAP; this is translated from the coding sequence ATGTCCATGTCCGACCACAGCGTCTCCGTCATCATCCCCGTGCGGGACAATCCGACCGAAACGGCCGAATGCCTCGACGCGCTTCGCGCCACCGCCGCCGACGCGGCCATGGACGTCATCGTCGTGGACAACGGCTCGCGCGAGGACAACGTCCGCGCCTGCCGCGAACGGCTCGTGACGCTGTTTCCCGGCTCATCCACCTTCGTCGCCCTCGGGCGCAACGCGAACTTCGGCCCGGCCTGCAACATCGGCGCGAAGAACGCCCGCTCGGACCTGCTGTTCTTCCTCAACAACGACACCATTCCCGAGGACGGGTGGCTCGCCCCGCTCATCGGCGCCTTCGATCATGACAACGGCGTGGGCGCGGTGGGGCCACTGCTTCTCTACCCCGGCACGCGCACGGTGCAGCACCTCGGCATCGCCATCCATCCGGGCGGCGGGCCGGAGCACCTCTACTCGCACATTCCGGGCGACCATCCGCTATGTCAGGTCCGTCGCCCGCTTCAGGCCCTCACCGCCGCCGCGCTCATGATCCCGCGCGCCCTGTTCGAAGACATCGGCGGCTTCCACGAGGAATACCGCAATGGTTTCGAGGATATGGAGCTGTGCTGCCGCATCCGCCAGCGCGGGCTGAACCTGCGCGTGATGCCCGGTAGCGTGATCCTGCATATCGGCGGGCGCACCGAAGGACGATTCGACAACGAACTGCACAACGGCATGCTCCTCGCCAACCGCTGCGACGACTGCTTCCGGCCGGACTTCCACACCCTCATCGCCCGCGACGGCTTCGAGATGCGCCTCACCTCCGCGCTGGACCCCTACCCGGCGCTTCCCGCCACGCGCAGCACGGAACTCATGCGCGAATACGGAGAAAGCTCCATGTCCGCCCTGCTGGACGTACTACAACGAAAAATATTCTGGGAAGAAGGCTACGAACTGGCCATAGGGCGGCTGGAATCCAGCGGAGACCTCGACGCGGCACTCTGCGTGCGCCTCACGCAGCTTCTGTTCATGCCCCACGGCAAAAACGCCTCGGCGCTGGCCGAACTGGCCACGCGCCTCGGCCAGACGGACATCGCGCAGGCCGCCGCCGCCACACGCGACGAAATAGCGGCCCGCGAGGCCGACGCGACAGCCCTGCGCCAGACGGCGCGCGCCCTGTCCACGCTCTACGAACGAATGGAGGACCAGCGCAACGCCGCGCTCTACGCGAACTGGATCACCGCAAACCTCGGTTGTGCCACCGCATCGGCACCCTGA
- the htpG gene encoding molecular chaperone HtpG, whose product MATNSTHTFKAEITQLLDIITNSIYTNRDIFLRELVSNASDAMDKVRFLSASGTELADAEAELRIDITCDKDAHVITVADTGIGMTSEELVENIGTIAHSGSATFMAEAAKNGTKADSIIGRFGVGFYSVFMVAREVSITTRSGQPGATPVVWTSTGTGSYTIAEAEGDNPRGTTIRITLKDEATEFADPERLRSIIREHSNFVSFPIFVDGERVNTQPALWREPKFQITKEQYDDFYTFLTYDSKAPQDTLHIAVDAPVQFNALLFVPDMTSGNFFNDPEKYGLDLYVRRVLIARRHKDLIPQYLGFMRGVVDTEDLPLNISRETLQENLLIGKIRSTVTKQVLARLTKLAQDDADAYANFWRNHHKVFKLGYGDYANRDAFADLLRFNSSADADAEGLTSLADYVSRMKDGQKDIYFISGTSREAIRLNPHGEIFRRKGIEVLYLYEPIDEFILDALRQYKDHDLVAAEQADMAALDAFADAEDTAAAPEALGADDERTFEDMIATMKSILGERVEDVRISRRLKDSPACLVSPDGGMSSQMQKMLQIMSKDTTPPVKILEINRDHAMARNLLRIFKKDRDDAFFRSATEHILESALLQEGYLDDPHALVARMNELLEKSSGWYAEIRHV is encoded by the coding sequence ATGGCCACCAATTCTACGCATACGTTCAAAGCCGAGATCACCCAGCTTCTCGACATCATCACCAACTCCATCTACACAAATCGCGACATCTTCCTGCGCGAACTCGTCTCCAACGCGTCTGACGCCATGGACAAAGTCCGCTTCCTGTCCGCCAGCGGAACGGAGCTCGCCGACGCCGAAGCCGAACTGCGCATCGACATCACCTGCGACAAGGACGCCCACGTCATCACCGTCGCCGACACCGGCATCGGCATGACCAGCGAGGAGCTGGTGGAAAACATCGGCACCATCGCCCATTCCGGCTCCGCCACCTTCATGGCCGAGGCCGCCAAGAACGGCACCAAGGCCGACTCCATCATCGGCCGCTTCGGCGTGGGCTTCTACTCCGTATTCATGGTCGCCCGCGAGGTGAGCATCACCACCCGCTCCGGCCAGCCCGGAGCCACCCCCGTGGTCTGGACCTCCACCGGCACCGGCAGCTACACCATCGCCGAGGCCGAGGGCGACAACCCGCGCGGCACCACCATCCGCATCACCCTCAAGGACGAGGCCACCGAGTTCGCCGATCCCGAGCGCCTGCGCTCCATCATCCGCGAGCACTCGAACTTCGTGTCGTTCCCCATCTTCGTGGACGGCGAACGGGTCAACACCCAGCCCGCCCTGTGGCGCGAACCCAAGTTCCAGATCACCAAGGAACAGTACGACGACTTCTACACGTTCCTGACCTACGACTCCAAGGCCCCGCAGGACACCCTGCACATCGCCGTGGACGCGCCCGTGCAGTTCAACGCGCTGCTCTTCGTCCCGGACATGACCTCCGGAAACTTCTTCAACGATCCGGAGAAATACGGCCTCGACCTCTACGTGCGCCGCGTGCTCATCGCCCGCCGCCACAAGGATCTCATCCCGCAGTACCTCGGCTTCATGCGCGGCGTGGTGGACACCGAGGACCTGCCCCTCAACATCTCCCGCGAGACGCTTCAGGAGAATCTGCTCATCGGGAAGATCCGCAGCACCGTCACCAAGCAGGTGCTCGCGCGGCTGACCAAGCTGGCGCAGGACGACGCCGATGCCTACGCCAACTTCTGGCGCAACCATCACAAGGTCTTCAAGCTCGGCTACGGCGACTACGCCAACCGCGACGCCTTCGCGGACCTGCTGCGCTTCAACTCCTCCGCAGACGCGGACGCCGAGGGCCTGACCTCGCTTGCCGACTACGTCTCGCGCATGAAGGACGGCCAGAAGGACATCTACTTCATCTCCGGCACCAGCCGCGAGGCCATCCGCCTGAACCCCCACGGCGAAATCTTCCGCCGCAAGGGCATTGAGGTGCTCTACCTCTACGAGCCCATCGACGAGTTCATCCTCGACGCCCTGCGCCAGTACAAGGACCACGACCTCGTGGCCGCCGAGCAGGCCGACATGGCCGCCCTCGACGCCTTCGCCGATGCGGAGGACACCGCCGCCGCGCCCGAGGCCCTCGGTGCCGACGACGAGAGGACCTTCGAGGACATGATCGCCACCATGAAGTCCATCCTCGGCGAACGGGTGGAGGATGTGCGCATCTCCCGCCGCCTCAAGGACAGCCCGGCCTGCCTCGTCAGCCCCGACGGCGGCATGAGCTCCCAGATGCAGAAGATGCTCCAGATCATGTCCAAGGACACCACGCCCCCGGTGAAGATCCTCGAAATCAACCGCGACCACGCCATGGCCAGAAATCTGCTGCGCATCTTCAAGAAGGACCGCGACGACGCCTTCTTCCGCTCCGCCACCGAGCACATCCTCGAATCCGCCCTGCTTCAGGAGGGCTACCTCGACGATCCCCACGCGCTGGTGGCGCGCATGAACGAGCTGCTGGAGAAGTCCAGCGGCTGGTACGCCGAAATCCGGCACGTCTAG
- a CDS encoding lipid II flippase MurJ: MRKALLLGLLGGMNIVVLFAAQWLVVTTLGAGREADAFFASLVVPQLIIGVVSGALIPVLVPVLAVREGDDFSRTAWSVFLYGALAFAALCAVFALSAPLWTALIVPGFDAEARALTVALAPPQFAATFLAALTWMTMSMNHARQRFYRVELAGLLAGTLMLSLMAWVLPHHGVVPAAWTMTVKPLVHTLLLAHVLGPYRRPQRSDEGLATAILRMRPLILGNAYYKSGTCVDRILASMAPAGDMSLLHMGTQIYSAGQIVLDKGISAPALPALAHAAEAHREDDFRRIGGRRFAAATGVALGCFALLALAGRPLLDLTFGYRQFTSDDTLRLWVLLMALGGVWLGGAAGQILANCFYARGDSTTPTRIGVFGFTIGLGAKVAGFLIAGVTGIAIGTSLYYLLNAALLAWFLRRTLHAADTLTTRGFHEAPHV; the protein is encoded by the coding sequence ATGCGAAAGGCCCTTCTGCTCGGCCTGCTGGGCGGCATGAACATCGTCGTACTCTTCGCCGCGCAGTGGCTGGTGGTCACCACCCTCGGCGCGGGACGCGAGGCGGACGCGTTCTTCGCGAGCCTCGTGGTGCCGCAGCTCATCATCGGCGTGGTCAGCGGTGCGCTGATTCCGGTGCTCGTCCCGGTGCTGGCCGTGCGCGAGGGCGACGACTTCTCCCGCACCGCGTGGAGCGTCTTCCTGTACGGCGCTCTGGCCTTTGCGGCGCTGTGCGCTGTCTTTGCCCTCTCAGCCCCGCTGTGGACTGCGCTCATCGTGCCCGGCTTCGACGCCGAAGCGCGCGCCCTCACCGTGGCGCTGGCTCCGCCGCAGTTCGCGGCCACCTTCCTCGCCGCGCTGACGTGGATGACCATGAGCATGAACCACGCCCGCCAGCGCTTCTATCGCGTGGAGCTGGCAGGCCTGCTGGCGGGCACGCTGATGCTGTCTCTCATGGCGTGGGTGCTGCCGCATCACGGCGTGGTGCCCGCCGCATGGACCATGACCGTAAAACCGCTGGTCCACACCCTGCTCCTCGCCCACGTCCTCGGTCCCTACCGCCGTCCCCAACGCTCCGACGAGGGGCTTGCCACCGCCATTTTGCGCATGCGCCCGCTCATCCTCGGCAACGCCTACTACAAGTCCGGAACCTGCGTGGACCGCATTCTGGCCTCCATGGCCCCGGCGGGCGACATGTCGCTCCTGCACATGGGCACGCAGATATACAGCGCGGGGCAGATCGTTCTGGACAAGGGCATCTCCGCCCCGGCGCTTCCCGCGCTGGCCCACGCCGCCGAAGCGCACCGGGAAGACGACTTCCGGCGCATCGGGGGACGCCGCTTCGCCGCCGCGACGGGTGTGGCCCTCGGCTGTTTCGCGCTCCTCGCCCTTGCGGGCCGGCCACTGCTGGACCTGACCTTCGGCTATCGCCAGTTCACGTCCGATGACACGCTACGGCTATGGGTGCTGCTCATGGCCCTTGGCGGCGTGTGGCTCGGCGGCGCTGCGGGGCAGATTCTCGCCAACTGCTTCTACGCACGGGGGGATTCCACAACGCCCACCCGCATCGGCGTCTTCGGCTTCACCATCGGCCTCGGGGCCAAGGTCGCCGGATTCCTCATCGCGGGGGTGACGGGAATCGCCATCGGCACAAGCCTGTACTATCTTCTCAACGCCGCGCTCCTCGCATGGTTCCTGCGCCGAACGCTCCACGCGGCGGACACACTCACCACTCGGGGGTTCCATGAGGCACCACATGTCTGA
- a CDS encoding class I SAM-dependent methyltransferase, with protein MSEPSAPIFTEAPCPLGCTSGDTVLLTGRDRSHGMPDTFRVLRCNTCGVARTSPRPTPEAMPLFYPDDYSPYEGTRMDDTAIARKMAPWRRALRSVFRFDTQAVPPCQPGRLLDVGCASGAYIQFMAAQGWDVAGIEPSPSASAHARSQGLNVHTGTPQDAPAPDTPYDLVTAWMVVEHLFDPVGTLRLLHGWTRPGGWLAISVPDISALEFKIFGETWYPLQDPTHLLHFTPESIARLLAAAGWTTTRVIHQRTLANLLGSMGNALLDTPRTSALGRLLLRRTETPGILNHALYPLAALAAACGQTGRMTVWARRDERT; from the coding sequence ATGTCTGAACCGTCCGCACCCATCTTCACCGAAGCGCCCTGCCCGCTGGGCTGCACCAGCGGGGACACGGTCCTGCTCACGGGGCGCGACCGCTCGCACGGCATGCCCGACACGTTTCGCGTGCTGCGCTGCAACACCTGCGGTGTGGCCCGCACCTCGCCGCGCCCCACGCCCGAGGCCATGCCCCTGTTCTATCCCGACGACTACAGTCCTTACGAGGGAACGCGGATGGACGACACGGCCATCGCGCGCAAGATGGCTCCATGGCGCAGGGCGCTGCGCTCCGTCTTCCGCTTCGACACGCAGGCCGTGCCCCCGTGCCAACCGGGCCGTCTGCTCGACGTGGGCTGCGCATCCGGCGCATACATTCAGTTCATGGCCGCGCAGGGCTGGGACGTAGCGGGCATCGAACCCTCGCCCAGCGCCTCGGCCCATGCGCGAAGCCAGGGGCTAAACGTGCACACGGGAACCCCGCAGGACGCCCCGGCACCGGACACGCCCTACGATCTCGTCACGGCGTGGATGGTGGTGGAACACCTCTTCGACCCCGTCGGCACCCTGCGCCTGCTGCACGGCTGGACGCGCCCCGGCGGATGGCTGGCCATCTCCGTGCCGGACATCTCCGCCCTCGAATTCAAAATCTTCGGCGAAACGTGGTATCCACTGCAGGATCCCACCCATCTCCTCCACTTCACCCCGGAGTCCATCGCCCGCCTGCTTGCGGCAGCGGGATGGACCACCACCCGCGTCATCCACCAACGCACCCTCGCCAATCTGCTGGGCAGCATGGGCAATGCGCTGCTGGACACTCCGCGCACCAGCGCCCTCGGCCGTCTCCTGCTGCGCAGGACGGAAACCCCCGGCATCCTCAACCACGCTCTGTATCCGCTGGCCGCGCTGGCCGCCGCCTGCGGACAGACCGGACGAATGACCGTATGGGCGCGCAGGGACGAACGGACGTGA
- a CDS encoding glycosyltransferase, with translation MTHPLVTIMIPTRNQRELVGDAVRSALAQDYPNLEVVVSDDASTDGTAQALAPLADAPRLRLFVNETNLGRVGNYRHTLTERANGEWVLNLDGDDRLTAPDFISHAVAAARTAQDVMLVCGRHAELFPDGSRRIPPVNASAPPLMSGRDFLLVLPDQRVNVLHLATLYRRETALAIGFYGMDVLSSDWESLYRLALEGSVAFIPDIAGDWRRHPGSAGLGAPLAQRIANLGIFDSVADAALRRRVLTSEEANGWRRRMLAIEARGILHTECARGGPAALVRAIAQFHAHGRGGAAMGALLSLASPTTWLKRRARRRQMEEVR, from the coding sequence GTGACCCATCCGCTGGTCACGATCATGATCCCCACCCGCAACCAGCGGGAACTGGTGGGCGACGCCGTCCGAAGCGCCCTCGCGCAGGACTATCCGAATCTTGAGGTCGTGGTCTCGGACGACGCCTCCACAGATGGAACCGCGCAAGCCCTCGCCCCCCTCGCGGACGCCCCGCGCCTTCGCCTCTTCGTCAACGAGACCAATCTGGGCCGCGTGGGCAACTATCGCCACACACTGACCGAACGCGCCAACGGCGAATGGGTGCTGAATCTCGACGGCGACGACCGGCTCACCGCGCCGGACTTCATCTCCCACGCGGTGGCCGCCGCGCGGACCGCGCAGGACGTAATGCTCGTCTGCGGCCGTCACGCGGAGCTTTTCCCCGATGGCTCCCGCAGGATTCCGCCGGTCAACGCATCCGCACCGCCGCTCATGAGCGGACGGGACTTCCTGCTGGTCCTGCCGGACCAGCGCGTCAACGTGCTTCACCTCGCCACCCTCTACCGACGCGAAACGGCCCTCGCCATCGGCTTCTACGGCATGGACGTTCTGAGTAGCGACTGGGAATCCCTCTACCGCCTCGCCCTCGAAGGCTCCGTGGCCTTCATCCCGGACATCGCGGGGGACTGGCGCAGGCATCCGGGCAGCGCGGGACTTGGCGCGCCCCTCGCCCAGCGCATCGCCAACCTCGGCATCTTCGATTCCGTGGCCGATGCGGCCCTGCGCCGACGCGTCCTCACAAGCGAGGAGGCCAACGGCTGGCGCAGGCGCATGCTCGCCATCGAAGCGCGCGGCATCCTGCATACGGAATGCGCCCGAGGCGGCCCCGCAGCACTGGTCCGGGCCATCGCCCAGTTCCATGCGCACGGACGCGGCGGGGCGGCCATGGGTGCTCTGCTGTCCCTCGCCTCGCCCACAACGTGGCTCAAACGCCGTGCCAGGCGCAGGCAGATGGAGGAGGTCCGCTGA
- the asnB gene encoding asparagine synthase (glutamine-hydrolyzing), which produces MCGIAGFLAFHPVDAASAEAVAGAMADSLAHRGPDDRGVWVDAASGVGLGHRRLSILDLSPAGHQPMRSRCGRYVVVYNGEIYNHLALRRELAPLGHSFSGGSDTQTMLAAFTQWGIRDTLPRLRGMFAMAVWDTHERTLTLVRDRLGIKPLYHGQCGGTFIFGSELKALRAHPDFAAGVDRDALVRYLRLGYIPAPLSIHEGVRKLAPGTMLTVNAATGRSETHAYWSVDEVWERGAHTPFAGSAEDAARMLEDLATDAVRCRLISDVPLGAFLSGGIDSSTVVALMCRAAPDRVRTFSIGFPESGFDESDHAARVAAHLGTRHTSFRLGPADLLAAVPDIPRHFDEPFGDASQIPTLLLCRLAREHVTVCLSGDGGDELFSGYTRYGETARAWAALSRIPRSLRSACAHALAALPGAIHAHLGRRGKAIAWRADAIAAPDMASVYDRFLAHHPRPHELVPGASPPLVPPLAPGDPWHAMSRRDLGDYLPDDILTKVDRASMAVGLEARVPLLDHHLVEFAATLPTHLKRDGQCTKRPLRDVLGRHVPPELTERPKMGFTVPVEHWLSAELRDWCADMLAQDAVRAAGLLDPPAVTRIRDAYLAGQTSWHSCIWDMLMLQAWHDAARAPSAAQPADKSDEI; this is translated from the coding sequence ATGTGCGGCATCGCCGGATTCCTCGCCTTCCACCCCGTGGACGCGGCCAGCGCCGAGGCCGTGGCCGGTGCCATGGCCGACAGCCTCGCCCATCGCGGACCGGACGACCGGGGCGTCTGGGTCGATGCCGCGTCCGGCGTGGGCCTCGGGCACCGCAGACTGTCCATCCTCGACCTCTCGCCCGCCGGGCACCAGCCCATGCGCTCGCGCTGCGGGCGCTACGTGGTGGTCTACAACGGCGAAATCTACAACCACCTCGCCCTGCGCCGCGAGCTGGCACCGCTCGGGCACAGCTTTTCCGGTGGCTCCGACACGCAGACCATGCTCGCTGCCTTCACCCAGTGGGGCATCCGCGACACGCTGCCCCGCCTACGCGGCATGTTCGCCATGGCCGTCTGGGACACCCACGAACGCACCCTGACCCTCGTGCGCGACAGACTCGGCATCAAGCCGCTCTATCACGGCCAGTGCGGAGGTACCTTCATCTTCGGCTCCGAACTCAAGGCCCTTCGCGCGCACCCGGACTTCGCCGCTGGCGTGGACCGCGACGCGCTGGTGCGCTACCTGCGCCTCGGCTACATTCCAGCCCCACTGTCCATCCACGAAGGCGTGCGCAAGCTCGCGCCGGGCACCATGCTCACCGTGAACGCCGCCACGGGCCGCAGCGAAACGCACGCCTACTGGAGCGTGGACGAGGTCTGGGAACGCGGCGCACACACGCCCTTCGCAGGTTCTGCCGAGGACGCCGCCCGGATGCTTGAGGATCTCGCCACCGACGCGGTGCGCTGCCGCCTCATCTCGGACGTCCCCCTCGGAGCCTTCCTTTCCGGCGGAATCGATTCATCCACAGTGGTCGCCCTCATGTGCCGCGCCGCGCCGGATCGGGTGCGCACCTTCTCCATCGGCTTCCCGGAATCGGGCTTCGACGAATCGGACCACGCCGCGCGCGTGGCCGCACACCTCGGCACGCGGCATACGTCCTTCCGCCTCGGCCCCGCAGACCTGCTGGCCGCCGTGCCCGACATCCCGCGCCATTTCGACGAACCCTTCGGCGATGCCTCGCAGATTCCGACGCTGCTCCTGTGCCGCCTCGCACGGGAGCACGTCACGGTGTGCCTGTCCGGCGACGGCGGCGACGAATTGTTCTCGGGCTACACGCGCTACGGCGAGACGGCCCGCGCATGGGCGGCCCTCTCGCGCATCCCGCGTTCCCTGCGAAGCGCCTGTGCCCACGCCCTCGCCGCCCTGCCGGGCGCCATCCACGCACACCTCGGCCGCCGGGGTAAGGCCATCGCATGGCGGGCCGACGCCATCGCCGCCCCAGACATGGCCAGCGTCTACGACCGGTTCCTCGCGCACCATCCGCGCCCGCACGAGCTGGTTCCCGGTGCGTCCCCGCCGCTCGTGCCACCCCTCGCCCCCGGCGACCCATGGCACGCCATGAGCCGCCGCGACCTCGGCGACTACCTGCCCGACGACATCCTAACCAAGGTGGACCGAGCGAGCATGGCCGTGGGCCTCGAAGCCCGCGTGCCGCTGCTCGATCATCATCTCGTCGAGTTCGCGGCCACGCTCCCCACGCACCTCAAGCGCGACGGACAGTGCACAAAGCGCCCACTGCGCGACGTGCTGGGCCGCCACGTGCCACCGGAGTTGACCGAGCGGCCCAAGATGGGCTTCACCGTCCCCGTGGAGCACTGGCTGTCCGCAGAACTGCGCGACTGGTGCGCGGACATGCTCGCGCAGGACGCCGTGCGCGCCGCAGGCCTGCTGGACCCGCCCGCCGTCACCCGCATCCGCGACGCCTACCTTGCCGGACAGACCTCGTGGCACTCGTGCATTTGGGATATGCTGATGCTCCAGGCGTGGCACGACGCGGCCCGCGCGCCGTCCGCCGCGCAACCGGCGGACAAATCCGATGAAATTTGA
- the nifU gene encoding Fe-S cluster assembly protein NifU: MWEYTDKVKEYFLEPKNVGSIDDANAVGEVGSLACGDALKLFLKIEDGVITDAKFQTFGCASAIASSSALTELLKGKTIDEAQKITNKDIADFLGGLPKEKMHCSVMGQEALEAAIKNYYGEKVEKVELEGELVCHCFGVTDELIRRAIRENDLKTVEDVTNFTKAGGGCGDCVPRIQELLDEVRGQAHTEAPAEKKPLTNIQRMQLVMQVIDEEIRPSLRKDKGDIELVDITGTVVQVALRGACTNCPASQLTLTDFVQKTLRELVDPDIVVKEVSA, encoded by the coding sequence ATGTGGGAATATACCGACAAGGTTAAGGAATATTTTCTGGAGCCGAAGAACGTCGGCTCCATCGACGACGCCAACGCCGTGGGCGAAGTGGGAAGCCTCGCCTGCGGTGACGCGCTGAAGCTGTTCCTCAAGATCGAAGACGGCGTCATCACCGACGCCAAGTTCCAGACCTTCGGCTGCGCCAGCGCCATCGCCTCCAGCTCCGCCCTCACCGAACTGCTCAAGGGCAAGACCATCGACGAGGCGCAAAAGATCACCAACAAGGACATCGCCGACTTCCTCGGCGGTCTGCCCAAGGAAAAGATGCACTGCTCCGTCATGGGTCAGGAGGCCCTCGAAGCGGCCATCAAGAACTACTATGGCGAGAAGGTCGAAAAGGTCGAGCTTGAGGGCGAACTCGTCTGCCACTGCTTCGGCGTGACCGACGAACTCATCCGCCGCGCCATCCGCGAGAACGACCTGAAGACCGTTGAGGACGTGACCAACTTCACCAAGGCCGGCGGCGGCTGCGGCGACTGCGTCCCCCGCATTCAGGAACTCCTCGACGAGGTGCGCGGACAGGCGCACACCGAGGCACCGGCGGAGAAGAAGCCCCTGACCAACATCCAGCGCATGCAACTGGTGATGCAGGTCATCGACGAGGAAATCCGCCCCAGCCTGCGCAAGGACAAGGGCGACATCGAGCTCGTGGACATCACGGGCACCGTGGTGCAGGTGGCCCTGCGCGGCGCGTGCACCAACTGTCCGGCAAGCCAGCTCACCCTCACCGACTTCGTGCAGAAGACCCTGCGCGAGCTGGTCGATCCCGACATCGTGGTGAAGGAGGTCTCCGCATGA
- the nifS gene encoding cysteine desulfurase NifS, which produces MSQRTVYLDNNATTQVAPEVLEEMLPFFSELYGNPSSMHAFGGQVGHSIDEARARVAAGLGCEPGEILFNACGTEGDNTAIHSALSAQPDKRHIITTRVEHPAVLTVAQKLEKRGYDVTYLGVDEHGRLDLDELRDSLRDDTALVSVMYANNEVGNVYPLPEIAQIVKERGALLHTDAVQAVGKISIDLAKLPVDFLALSGHKLHAPKGVGALFVRRGTRFRPFLLGGHQERGRRAGTENTAGIVALGKAMELATSHIEEENTRVKALRDRLEKGLMSAIPDTRLNGDPEHRLPNTANISFKYVEGEAILLLMDRLGICASSGSACTSGSLEPSHVLRAMGVPFTFAHGSIRFSLSRYNTDADVDLVLAEMPAIIKRLREISPFRNGDGPELPPCTC; this is translated from the coding sequence ATGAGCCAGCGCACCGTCTACCTCGACAATAACGCCACCACGCAGGTCGCCCCGGAAGTTCTGGAAGAGATGCTTCCCTTCTTCTCGGAGCTTTACGGCAACCCGTCCTCCATGCACGCCTTCGGCGGTCAGGTCGGCCACAGCATCGACGAGGCCCGCGCCCGCGTGGCGGCGGGGCTCGGCTGCGAGCCCGGCGAAATCCTCTTCAACGCCTGCGGCACCGAGGGCGACAACACCGCCATCCACTCCGCCCTGTCCGCACAGCCGGACAAGCGGCACATCATCACCACCCGCGTGGAGCACCCCGCCGTGCTCACCGTGGCCCAGAAGCTGGAAAAACGCGGTTATGACGTGACCTACCTCGGCGTGGACGAGCACGGCCGCCTCGACCTCGACGAACTGCGCGACAGCCTGCGCGACGACACGGCCCTCGTGTCCGTCATGTACGCCAACAACGAAGTGGGCAACGTCTATCCCTTGCCGGAGATCGCTCAAATCGTTAAGGAACGCGGTGCGCTCCTGCATACGGACGCCGTGCAGGCCGTGGGTAAGATTTCCATCGACCTCGCGAAACTGCCCGTGGATTTCCTCGCCCTGTCCGGGCACAAGCTACACGCGCCCAAGGGCGTGGGAGCGCTGTTCGTGCGGCGCGGCACGCGTTTTCGGCCCTTCCTCCTGGGTGGGCATCAGGAGCGCGGACGCCGGGCGGGCACGGAGAACACCGCGGGCATCGTGGCCCTCGGCAAGGCCATGGAACTGGCCACCTCGCACATCGAGGAGGAGAACACCCGCGTGAAGGCACTGCGAGACAGGCTGGAAAAGGGCCTCATGAGCGCCATCCCGGATACGCGCCTCAACGGCGACCCGGAACACCGGCTGCCCAACACGGCCAATATCTCCTTCAAGTATGTAGAGGGTGAGGCCATCCTGCTGCTCATGGACCGGCTGGGCATCTGCGCAAGCTCCGGCTCGGCCTGCACGTCGGGCAGTCTGGAACCTTCGCACGTACTGCGGGCCATGGGCGTGCCCTTTACCTTCGCCCACGGCTCCATCCGCTTCTCCCTGTCCCGCTACAACACGGACGCGGATGTGGACCTCGTGCTGGCGGAAATGCCCGCCATCATCAAACGGCTGCGGGAGATCAGCCCCTTCAGGAACGGCGACGGTCCGGAACTGCCGCCCTGCACCTGTTAG